The following coding sequences are from one Shewanella violacea DSS12 window:
- a CDS encoding AMP-dependent synthetase/ligase, translated as MSLEQYHLTRLIKQQSLQLGDAIALEGYEMAAPWYQVSWRNFDSISTRVAQALIHFGFEAQDRVVILAQNSPQWTCADIGSLKTRAVVVPIYPTSTFGQASYIVDDAEAKLIFAGDQTHYEMACKLTQVCNSLVQVVVFDKSVTLEDNENHHYFDDLIADTYPEKTLIELDKRLEAANLDDLLTLIYTSGTTGDPKGVMLDYRNIASMVRQHDNFLPFTPGDVSLAFLPLSHVFERGWSFYVLCRGGHNVYLNNPMAVKEAIVQVRPHTLCVVPRFLEKVYSAVQDTVSKAPSSRQKLFAWAMNLGHRQSEVGQGREKASFCLSLQWKLADKLVFSKLKQVLGGRLKFMPVGGAALDPTVSAFFQSIDVPVLCGYGMTETTATATCNTLANRVPGSNGKVIPEVEIKLGKDNEILVRGDTVMRGYYNRPQETADTFEDGWLKTGDAGRIDEQGNLFITDRIKELMKTSNGKYIAPQRVEGKLACCPFIEQVAIVADAKNYVTALIVPAFQPLETWAKEQGLHYDSPMDLLRHSQVIEHYEQRLKILQSDLAGFEKIKKFTLLPEAFSMEAGLITPTMKLRRKVIYHKYASEISAMYGR; from the coding sequence ATTAGCACTCGGGTAGCCCAAGCCTTGATTCACTTTGGCTTCGAGGCTCAAGATCGCGTGGTCATACTTGCCCAGAACAGCCCTCAGTGGACCTGTGCCGATATTGGCAGCCTTAAGACTCGCGCCGTTGTGGTACCTATCTATCCGACAAGTACCTTTGGCCAGGCCAGTTATATTGTCGATGATGCCGAGGCGAAACTTATATTCGCTGGCGATCAAACTCATTATGAGATGGCCTGTAAACTGACCCAAGTCTGTAACAGCCTAGTACAGGTTGTGGTGTTCGATAAGAGTGTCACCCTAGAAGACAATGAAAACCATCATTACTTCGATGACCTTATTGCTGATACTTATCCGGAAAAGACGCTTATAGAGTTGGACAAGCGACTGGAGGCGGCCAACTTAGACGATCTGCTTACGCTGATCTATACCTCTGGAACGACAGGTGATCCAAAAGGCGTGATGTTGGATTATCGCAATATCGCCTCTATGGTGCGTCAGCACGATAACTTCCTGCCATTTACTCCCGGTGATGTGTCTCTGGCCTTCCTGCCTTTGAGCCATGTGTTTGAGCGCGGTTGGAGCTTCTATGTACTTTGTCGTGGCGGCCATAACGTCTATCTGAATAACCCTATGGCAGTAAAAGAAGCCATAGTCCAAGTGCGTCCACACACGCTTTGTGTGGTACCAAGATTTTTAGAGAAGGTGTATAGCGCGGTTCAGGATACAGTCTCTAAGGCGCCGAGTAGCCGTCAGAAGCTGTTTGCATGGGCCATGAATCTGGGTCATAGGCAATCTGAAGTGGGTCAGGGCCGTGAGAAGGCATCATTTTGTTTGAGCCTACAATGGAAATTGGCCGATAAACTAGTGTTTAGCAAGCTTAAGCAGGTATTGGGCGGACGTCTCAAGTTTATGCCTGTAGGTGGAGCGGCACTGGATCCTACCGTAAGCGCTTTCTTCCAGAGCATCGACGTACCTGTGTTGTGTGGTTATGGCATGACAGAAACGACGGCGACAGCCACCTGTAATACCTTAGCTAATCGCGTGCCTGGTTCTAACGGCAAGGTCATACCTGAGGTCGAGATAAAACTAGGTAAAGATAACGAGATTTTAGTGCGCGGCGATACTGTGATGCGTGGTTATTATAATCGCCCTCAAGAAACTGCCGATACCTTCGAAGATGGCTGGTTGAAGACCGGCGATGCAGGCCGTATAGATGAGCAAGGCAACCTGTTTATCACCGACCGCATTAAGGAGTTGATGAAGACCTCGAACGGTAAGTATATCGCTCCTCAGCGCGTCGAAGGTAAGTTGGCTTGTTGTCCTTTCATCGAGCAAGTAGCCATAGTGGCCGATGCTAAGAACTATGTCACCGCCTTGATCGTGCCAGCCTTTCAGCCGTTAGAGACTTGGGCTAAAGAGCAAGGGCTGCATTATGATTCGCCCATGGATCTGTTACGTCACAGCCAAGTTATTGAGCATTATGAGCAACGCCTCAAGATACTGCAGAGCGATCTAGCCGGCTTCGAGAAGATTAAGAAGTTTACTCTATTGCCGGAAGCCTTTTCTATGGAAGCGGGTCTTATCACGCCGACCATGAAGTTACGTCGTAAGGTGATTTATCATAAGTATGCCAGTGAAATCAGTGCCATGTATGGTCGATAA